Below is a window of Tolypothrix bouteillei VB521301 DNA.
AGAACGTTTACATCAGGGTAGCGAGATGCCAAATTACGGAGTGCTTGGCGATCGCGCATATCTGTCAGATCGACTGTAACTGTTGGTAACTGGCTTTTCACCGCTTCAGCTTTCTTAGCGTTGGTTCCCGTGACAATGACGGTATTGCCTTGACGCAGAAATCGTTTAGCAAGAGCTAAACCAATCCCTGATGTACCACCTGTAATTAAAACAGTATTGTGAGTGGTCTTCACAAATGACTCCGCTCGTAACGTCTTTTAGGCAATCCTAAATTGATACTGGCTAAAACTCATTAACATAAGTTAATGCGATTTCAGTTGAGCGCGAATTCGACTCAGGCTAACAGGGGTTATCCCCAAATAGGAGGCGATATAGTGTTGTTTAAGGCGAGCGTCCAAACCAGGATACTCGGCTAAAAAGCTCAAATATCGAGTTTTAGCATCATCTAGCAGCAACGAACTTTCACGCTTTTCTTTTTTGACAAATAATGCCTCTGCTATTTTACAATTGACCGTTTGCCAGCAAGGGTGTGCTTCCGAAAGCGATCGATAAGCCGAGTAGTTTGCAACAAGTAACTTTGAATCTTCTAATGCCTCAATAAAGAGTCGTGAGGGTTGTGTTAGTAACAATGCACTATAAGATCCAACAAAATCATTCTCAGTACAAAATGATTTTGTAAATTCATTCCCATTATCATCAACGTAATACAGGCGTAAAATCCCGGATAGTATAAATCCAATGGTTTGCGGTATATCACCTGCACGAATGAAAAATTCTTTGCGTTGCAAAACCTGAGTTTGAAAGAGGTTAATCACTTTCGTTTCTTCATCTTCAGGAAGAGGGGTTAGCGATCGTAAGACTGAGACAAATGGAG
It encodes the following:
- a CDS encoding Crp/Fnr family transcriptional regulator, yielding MLIHEKTPFVSVLRSLTPLPEDEETKVINLFQTQVLQRKEFFIRAGDIPQTIGFILSGILRLYYVDDNGNEFTKSFCTENDFVGSYSALLLTQPSRLFIEALEDSKLLVANYSAYRSLSEAHPCWQTVNCKIAEALFVKKEKRESSLLLDDAKTRYLSFLAEYPGLDARLKQHYIASYLGITPVSLSRIRAQLKSH